The proteins below are encoded in one region of Halocatena salina:
- a CDS encoding cupin domain-containing protein has translation MSEDSRQPRVRRGEEIEYTEVDAANGMAKGVLIGPEQGAPNLAIRRFTLEPGATVPKHTNEIEHEQYVLTGEYVVGLDDEEFTVSAGDSLFIPAGVVHWYRNEGNDDGAFICAVPDGDDEIELV, from the coding sequence ATGAGCGAGGACTCACGACAGCCGCGCGTTCGCCGTGGTGAGGAGATCGAATACACCGAGGTCGATGCTGCCAATGGTATGGCGAAAGGTGTACTGATCGGTCCCGAACAGGGCGCACCGAACCTCGCCATCCGGCGGTTCACGCTTGAACCCGGTGCGACCGTTCCAAAACACACCAACGAGATCGAGCACGAGCAGTACGTGCTCACCGGTGAGTACGTCGTCGGGCTGGATGACGAGGAGTTTACGGTATCTGCGGGAGATTCGCTGTTCATCCCGGCCGGTGTCGTCCACTGGTACCGAAACGAAGGAAACGATGACGGCGCGTTCATCTGTGCGGTTCCTGACGGCGACGACGAGATCGAACTCGTGTAA
- a CDS encoding competence/damage-inducible protein A: MDAALLTVGNELLSGDTENTNATWLASELSARGVAVKRILVVPDESDVITGFVRSFSDSFDAVIVTGGLGQTPDDVTMESVARGFEQPLEPNELARTDIERTVAEFERHRPNLDIDVDIESEAALPAGARALINEPGLSPGCVIENVYVLPGIPEEMRAMFESIAAEFSGTIRRRTLYTTDPESMLIETLTDARDRFDVSIGCYPDNHAGHNRLQLTGTDDNELDSAVAWLRERVTIDTDRE; the protein is encoded by the coding sequence ATGGACGCTGCGCTCCTCACGGTGGGCAATGAGCTTCTCTCGGGGGACACCGAGAACACGAACGCGACATGGCTCGCCAGTGAGCTGTCGGCTCGCGGTGTTGCAGTCAAGCGTATCCTCGTCGTGCCGGACGAGAGCGATGTTATAACGGGATTCGTTCGGTCGTTCAGCGACTCGTTCGACGCCGTCATCGTCACTGGTGGACTCGGTCAGACGCCTGATGACGTGACGATGGAGAGTGTCGCCCGTGGGTTCGAACAGCCACTCGAACCGAACGAGCTCGCGCGGACCGACATCGAACGGACGGTTGCCGAATTCGAGCGCCACCGCCCGAATCTCGACATCGATGTGGATATCGAGAGCGAGGCTGCGCTTCCGGCTGGAGCACGAGCACTCATCAACGAGCCGGGACTGTCGCCGGGCTGTGTCATCGAGAACGTGTACGTGTTGCCGGGCATTCCCGAAGAGATGCGAGCGATGTTCGAGTCGATTGCGGCCGAATTCTCGGGAACGATCCGACGACGGACCCTGTACACCACGGATCCCGAATCGATGCTCATCGAGACGCTCACTGATGCCCGGGACCGATTCGACGTGAGCATCGGCTGTTATCCGGACAACCACGCGGGTCACAACCGACTACAACTCACTGGCACGGACGACAACGAACTCGACAGCGCGGTCGCGTGGCTTCGAGAGCGGGTGACGATCGACACCGACCGGGAGTGA
- a CDS encoding HNH endonuclease — translation MHHIIPVRAFIGSKNHHKENAHQFENVVSLCIDCHRKADFGKISSARLRFLIETGDPIPVIGQAQSSISPIGISHVY, via the coding sequence GTGCACCACATCATCCCGGTTCGGGCGTTTATCGGATCGAAGAACCATCACAAGGAGAACGCACATCAGTTTGAGAACGTTGTATCGCTCTGCATCGATTGCCATCGGAAAGCCGATTTTGGGAAGATATCGAGCGCAAGACTTCGGTTCCTGATCGAGACGGGGGATCCGATCCCAGTGATCGGACAAGCGCAGTCGTCGATATCACCAATCGGAATTTCTCACGTTTATTGA